From the genome of Xiphias gladius isolate SHS-SW01 ecotype Sanya breed wild unplaced genomic scaffold, ASM1685928v1 HiC_scaffold_1272, whole genome shotgun sequence:
TGGGCTCTTATAAGTCTCAGGTAAGACCAGCTTTAGTTTTAATGTCCACACCAAgataagataaaagctaaagtttcccaaactgtttattgtacttaaacttaaagacatgtggtctcttgtatgttgtgtagattgcactggtggctgaacttctgaggcttcagcagaaaaaccagctcccatctgaggtgactgctgaagacatgactgagctgctggtggaggagagcaaaaccacactgagagtgcagtgagttactgagacacgcacacacacgcacacgtgcacacactcaaagactcagaccagcactacacctgacatgaagtctgctcatgtcacaccaatctgcgtgtaaagagagagagaggaacagtaaagatgaggcttgtgttttatttctgtttgaaggctctgggagtttgaactggaggactttgaagaggacgaggccagacctcttctcaagctggtaaaaccacaatcctgagaagacttcacagtagtttggagtgaacatgacacttgatttattctgtaaatgtatccaatctgctcatcgtatctcgttccttgtttcaggtgtgggaagtgaacaccagcatgaagatgagggacgtTGAGTTTGAAGCTAGAAGGCTGCTGAACTCACCAGAGaccatccctcctcagtttcagtgagttgtatttgacacatttattatcagttacactgcagtagctgcaatgtctctgtgttgttatgaagtggtttaaaacaaactttgaatgactgtaacctacagacatcccaaGATCATCAGCACGGCTCAGAAGCACGCCAGGagcctgacagagcagcagcagcagcagcaggaggccccagctccaaactgctggggccaagggaggttgtgatggaagtggttccaaAAGTCCTCCAAGGCTTCTGGTTGCCTCCTCCGAACACCTTCTTCAACATGCCCTCCCAGCAGCTCAGTAAAATGGCGgttggagtcacaaaagcagttgaggaccggtctcggctgctctgtcctccatgctacttcaggtcaccttctcgctccatcagggacaacgtggtcctgtctatccaggaaaaggttagacagggttacactcaagacgtcctggtgaagatgctgaactgcttcgcagcagaggtgctgaacaccatcAGCTATGTCGCAACGGGAGAAATCTCTGCTTTTCAGCCTCACATAAAACTGTCTCCAAACCTGAATGCCAGAGAGGCCTGCACCCAGCCAGCAGACGTGGTGGATGGTGCAGAAGACAaacccagccctgctgaagGTGTGAATAAGGAGCCTGatctggaggaggacagtgaaacaaacagagaaacagacactgctgtcattactcctccaccaactcctctgacCAGCACTGCGAACTCCCGACAACACCGCCGTCCAGAATGGCTTGAACCACAAGCTGGATGAAGAAGGCGAAAAGCCCATATCCAGCTCAGAACCAGACTCTAGTGTGGCTCCAGCTCAACCACTCCCTCtgacccctgctgctgagactcCAGTCACTGCTTCCGTCCTGGATGCTGAGAAGATGAGTGAGGAACCCACCAGAGAACCAGACTCTGCCTTGGATCCAGCTCAACCAGCTCTTCGGACCCTTGCAGACGAACCTCCTTTCATCCCTGCAGCGCAGGATGACCTGACCACCAGTGCTGAACATCCTGCCAACTCCACCATCCAAAATGGTTTGAACAGTAGCctggatgaagcagaggaaCAGTCAGCGCTCAGCCTAGAGTCTGCTGTTATTTCTCCTCTACCTGCTCCTCTGACCCCCTATCCCGTAACTTCTACCAGCGTCGCCCACATCGCTGACGCCGCCAACACCTCCAACGCCCAGCAGCCAATGCTCGGTCCAGAACCAGACTGCGCCTCTGTTACCACTCCTCCACCACCTTTGACCCCTCTTGCTGATGAGTCTCGTGTCATCTCTGCAGTACAGGATGAGCTGATCATCacgcagcagccagtcagggtggaggaatctttcaacaccacaacaggtaggaaatattattcaggTCCATTCCCAGTGGTTAACTGTTAATTCTGCTGCGATGTGTTAAGGCACTGACTGTCCTCCTTTGgtgtttcagaggttaaaaagacagagattagTGGATTCAGCCGCTTCTTCACTTGGCTGCAAAAAAACgtctactgctgcttcctgcctgaagacaacagagacagaatgaaattctctctgtaaaaaatcattttcatgctgcattgcagtctttatttctttgttccattttgtgtttcttgtattgtgaattaataaaactcaacatgaagACATGTCATGGTAATTATGTGTTGCATGAaaaaatttgtacataaaatactgcataatttgtatAGGTTTATTTTCTAGGGGGGTATTTCACgagcacttgacttttttttttttccttttttcttttttgtaaccaatgaaatagaaatgtacagtagtaaGGTGTCCATCTatgaaaccacagcatttccattgaaccacatttatatttgaaactttctttccttcaaaatttttgccaaaaccattttagcataaatcaaaaatcagtattcaagtggagaaataacttttcatagtagcatccaaatatgtcacagcctcaGTGAAAACCAGCGGAACAACATATGCAAACTGGAATGAGCTCTTAaaaatgcctcttctttttatttcttttcttaccagtttttcaatcatccatatccattcattcatttgataaatgtttgacttttgtttcaacaatttgttcAGAGGCgtacagtttgtttattttacgCAGCTGAAACAGCCTCATTTCTGGGAAGCTCCGTTGGCGAGCACTGGGTTGTAGATCTtgcctttgacaaaacacagcgcTCATCCTCTCAGTTTTGGAGTGTGAAATCCAAGGATTACCTAGAAAGACAAGTCACATCACATGAAACTGAGGGAAATCTTTATGTAGAAATAGAGGACGGAGGTTACCCAAGGGAACAAGGtgacttgaggaaaaataaagctacctGCTGATAGTCTTCATTGAATATTGTACCCTGTAAGCTTTTTATACATTCTAGAGAAAAGCAGGGGTTGCAGCTTCCACGAGGTTGGGTGCCAAAGACTGAAGCATTTGAGTTGGAGCTGCATCcgttgtcatttgtttgaagtttgcaggAAGAATCGAATGGTGGCTGCcaaaggtggtggtgagggtgcATAGGTTGCTGGATAGAGACTGTGAGTGGGGATATGGGAGAATCTGAAGATCGGAGAGCGACAACACGTTAATGGAAGAGGGTGGAGGTTAAggttttggctgcagctgtgtggcagaaatatgagttggagGTGCCAGGTTGCTGGTAGAGGCTGCAGGTAGGAGTTGTAGGCTACACCTGTTTGAGAAAtatgagttggaggtgcaggttgctggtagaggctgcaggtagagttgtaggctacagctgtgtggcagaaataatGAGTTGGGTTTGAGTTGAGTGCAGGTTCtgcttcagctgtctgttttGAAACTTCAGGTTTAGG
Proteins encoded in this window:
- the LOC120787205 gene encoding uncharacterized protein LOC120787205 gives rise to the protein MEVVPKVLQGFWLPPPNTFFNMPSQQLSKMAPHIKLSPNLNAREACTQPADVVDGAEDKPSPAEALRTPDNTAVQNGLNHKLDEEGEKPISSSEPDSSVAPAQPLPLTPAAETPVTASVLDAEKMSEEPTREPDSALDPAQPALRTLADEPPFIPAAQDDLTTSAEHPANSTIQNGLNSSLDEAEEQSALSLESAVISPLPAPLTPYPVTSTSVAHIADAANTSNAQQPMLGPEPDCASVTTPPPPLTPLADESRVISAVQDELIITQQPVRVEESFNTTTEVKKTEIKWLRHKLDMKKSLSLNSEPDSGVAQLNHSSALPGMVHCFVPGCWEDGLIYPLWLEQGTDGSLRYFSSSDPLSTNDSPALAHVLTSNQPFGQSQATPLPPPYHL